From Bacillus basilensis, a single genomic window includes:
- the asnS gene encoding asparagine--tRNA ligase has translation MENTLVKSLYRDTEKYAGQTVQVSGWIRNLRDSKAFGFIELNDGSFFKSVQIVFDTELENFKEIAKLPLSSSVKVEGKVIATPGAKQPFEIKAEKIDIEGLSDSDYPLQKKRHTFEYLRTIAHLRPRTNAFSATFRVRSIAAFAIHQFFQERGFVHVHTPIITGSDTEGAGEMFRVTTQDLNNVPKGEDGQVDEAKDFFGKETNLTVSGQLNAEAYALAFRDVYTFGPTFRAENSNTTRHAAEFWMVEPEIAFAELGDVMDLTEDMLKYAMKYVLEHAPEEMDFFNSFVDKTVLERMNNVINSDFGRITYTEAIKVLQESGADFKYPVEWGIDLQTEHERYLSEEIFKRPVFVTDYPKDIKAFYMRMNEDGKTVAATDLLVPGIGELIGGSQREERMDVLVDRIKELGMNEEDYWWYLELRKYGGTKHAGFGLGFERFLMYITGMANIRDVIPFPRTPGSSEF, from the coding sequence ATGGAAAACACATTAGTAAAAAGTCTGTATAGAGATACAGAAAAGTATGCAGGTCAAACAGTACAAGTATCAGGGTGGATTCGTAACTTACGTGATTCAAAAGCATTCGGTTTCATCGAATTAAACGACGGTAGCTTCTTCAAAAGCGTTCAAATCGTTTTCGATACAGAATTAGAGAACTTTAAAGAAATTGCAAAACTTCCACTTAGCTCTTCAGTGAAAGTAGAAGGAAAAGTAATTGCAACGCCTGGAGCGAAGCAACCATTTGAAATTAAAGCAGAAAAAATTGATATCGAGGGCCTATCAGATTCTGATTACCCACTTCAAAAGAAGCGTCATACGTTTGAATACTTACGTACAATCGCTCACTTACGTCCAAGAACAAATGCATTCTCTGCAACGTTCCGTGTGCGTTCTATCGCAGCATTTGCGATTCACCAATTCTTCCAAGAGCGTGGATTCGTACATGTTCACACACCAATCATCACTGGTAGTGATACAGAAGGTGCTGGCGAAATGTTCCGCGTAACAACGCAAGATTTAAACAACGTACCAAAAGGTGAAGACGGACAAGTTGATGAAGCAAAAGATTTCTTCGGCAAAGAAACAAACTTAACAGTAAGTGGACAGCTGAACGCTGAAGCTTATGCATTAGCATTCCGTGATGTATACACATTCGGACCTACATTCCGTGCGGAAAACTCAAACACAACTCGCCATGCTGCTGAGTTCTGGATGGTTGAGCCTGAGATTGCATTCGCTGAGTTAGGCGATGTAATGGATCTTACAGAAGATATGCTGAAATATGCAATGAAATACGTACTAGAGCATGCACCAGAAGAAATGGACTTCTTCAACAGCTTCGTTGATAAAACAGTTCTAGAGCGCATGAACAACGTAATTAACTCTGACTTCGGTCGTATCACATATACAGAAGCAATTAAAGTACTTCAAGAATCAGGTGCTGACTTCAAATACCCAGTAGAATGGGGTATTGATTTACAAACAGAGCACGAAAGATATTTATCAGAAGAAATCTTCAAACGCCCTGTATTCGTAACTGACTATCCGAAAGACATTAAAGCGTTCTACATGCGTATGAATGAAGACGGTAAAACAGTAGCTGCTACTGACCTTCTAGTTCCTGGCATCGGCGAATTAATCGGCGGAAGTCAACGTGAAGAAAGAATGGACGTTTTAGTAGACAGAATTAAAGAATTAGGTATGAACGAAGAGGACTACTGGTGGTACTTAGAACTTAGAAAATACGGCGGTACAAAACATGCTGGATTCGGTCTAGGTTTCGAGCGCTTCCTAATGTACATCACTGGTATGGCTAACATCCGTGACGTAATTCCATTCCCAAGAACTCCAGGTTCTTCTGAATTCTAA
- a CDS encoding endonuclease MutS2, whose translation MLERTLRVLEYNKVKEQLLEHTASSLGRDKVKNLVPSTDFEEIVEMQDTTDEAAKVIRLKGSAPLGGITDIRSNVKRAKIGSMLSPNELLDIANTMYGSRNMKRFIEDMVDNGVELPILETHVAQIVSLYDLEKKITNCIGDGGEVVDSASDKLRGTRTQIRTAESRIREKLENMTRSSNAQKMLSDSIVTIRNERYVIPVKQEYRGVYGGIVHDQSASGQTLFIEPQVIVELNNALQEARVKEKQEVERILLMLTEEVAVEADIVLSNVEVVANLDFIFAKAFYAKRIKATKPIVNNERYMDLRQARHPLIDPEIIVPNNIMLGKDFTTIVITGPNTGGKTVTLKTVGICVLMAQSGLHIPVMDESEICVFKNIFADIGDEQSIEQSLSTFSSHMVNIVDILEKADFESLVLFDELGAGTDPQEGAALAISILDEVCNRGARVVATTHYPELKAYGYNREQVINASVEFDVNTLSPTYKLLIGVPGRSNAFEISKRLGLSDRVINQARNHISTDTNKIENMIAKLEESQKNAERDWNEAEALRKQSEKLHRELQRQIIEFNDERDEKLLKAQKEGEEKVEAAKKEAEGIIQELRQLRKAQLVNVKDHELIEAKSRLEGAAPELVKKQKVNVKNTAPKQQLRAGDEVKVLTFGQKGQLLEKVSDTEWSVQIGILKMKVKESNMEYINTPKQTEKKAVASVKGRDYHVSLELDLRGERYEDAMMRVEKYLDDAQLASYPRVSIIHGKGTGALRQGVQDYLKKHRGVKNYRYGDMGEGGLGVTVVELK comes from the coding sequence ATGTTAGAAAGAACGTTGCGTGTATTAGAATATAATAAAGTAAAAGAACAATTACTTGAACATACAGCCTCTTCACTTGGCCGTGACAAAGTGAAGAACTTAGTGCCGAGCACTGATTTTGAAGAAATTGTAGAGATGCAAGATACAACGGATGAAGCAGCGAAAGTCATTCGTTTAAAAGGTAGTGCACCATTAGGGGGTATTACGGATATTCGCTCAAATGTGAAGCGTGCAAAGATTGGAAGTATGTTAAGCCCAAATGAACTACTTGATATTGCCAATACGATGTACGGTAGTCGCAATATGAAACGTTTCATTGAAGATATGGTTGATAATGGTGTCGAGCTTCCCATTTTAGAAACTCATGTCGCTCAAATTGTATCTTTATATGATTTAGAAAAGAAAATTACAAATTGCATCGGTGACGGCGGGGAAGTAGTCGATAGCGCAAGTGATAAACTGCGTGGCACTCGTACTCAAATTCGTACTGCGGAAAGTCGTATTCGTGAAAAGCTAGAAAATATGACCCGTTCTTCAAACGCGCAAAAGATGCTATCTGACTCGATTGTAACGATTCGTAACGAACGTTATGTAATCCCAGTAAAACAAGAATACCGCGGCGTATATGGCGGTATTGTTCACGATCAATCTGCTTCTGGACAAACGTTATTTATTGAACCACAAGTCATTGTAGAATTAAATAACGCACTTCAAGAAGCACGCGTGAAGGAAAAACAAGAAGTAGAACGTATCTTATTGATGTTAACAGAAGAAGTGGCAGTAGAAGCGGATATCGTTTTATCAAACGTAGAAGTAGTTGCAAATCTTGACTTCATCTTTGCGAAAGCTTTTTACGCGAAGCGTATTAAAGCAACGAAACCAATCGTAAATAACGAGCGTTATATGGATTTAAGACAAGCACGTCATCCGCTTATTGATCCAGAAATTATCGTGCCAAATAACATTATGTTAGGTAAAGATTTCACGACAATTGTTATTACAGGACCGAATACAGGTGGTAAAACAGTTACGCTGAAAACAGTTGGTATTTGTGTATTAATGGCGCAGTCTGGTCTTCATATTCCAGTAATGGATGAGTCAGAGATTTGTGTATTCAAAAATATTTTTGCTGATATTGGTGATGAGCAATCGATTGAACAAAGTTTAAGTACGTTCTCCTCACATATGGTGAACATTGTAGATATTTTAGAAAAAGCTGATTTTGAAAGCTTAGTTTTATTCGATGAATTAGGTGCTGGAACAGACCCGCAAGAAGGGGCTGCACTTGCCATTTCAATTTTAGATGAAGTATGTAATCGTGGTGCTCGTGTTGTTGCAACGACGCATTACCCAGAATTAAAAGCATACGGATATAACCGTGAGCAAGTTATTAATGCGAGTGTTGAGTTTGATGTGAACACGTTAAGCCCAACGTACAAATTATTAATTGGTGTACCAGGACGTAGTAATGCCTTTGAAATTTCGAAACGCCTTGGATTATCTGATCGCGTGATTAATCAAGCACGTAACCACATTAGTACGGATACAAACAAAATTGAAAATATGATTGCGAAGTTAGAAGAAAGTCAAAAGAACGCAGAGCGTGACTGGAACGAAGCAGAAGCACTTCGCAAGCAATCTGAAAAACTGCATCGCGAATTACAGCGTCAAATTATTGAATTTAACGATGAGCGCGATGAAAAATTATTAAAAGCGCAAAAAGAAGGAGAAGAAAAAGTCGAAGCTGCAAAGAAAGAAGCAGAAGGCATTATTCAAGAACTTCGTCAATTGCGTAAAGCACAGCTTGTAAACGTGAAAGACCATGAGCTTATTGAAGCGAAGAGCCGTCTAGAAGGGGCAGCGCCAGAGCTTGTGAAGAAACAAAAAGTAAACGTGAAAAACACTGCGCCGAAACAACAATTACGAGCAGGCGATGAAGTAAAAGTGTTAACGTTCGGTCAAAAAGGTCAACTACTTGAAAAAGTAAGTGATACAGAGTGGAGCGTACAAATTGGTATTCTGAAGATGAAAGTGAAAGAATCCAATATGGAATACATTAATACACCGAAGCAAACCGAGAAAAAAGCAGTCGCAAGTGTGAAGGGTAGAGATTATCACGTTTCATTAGAGCTTGACCTTCGCGGTGAACGTTATGAAGATGCAATGATGCGCGTTGAAAAATATTTAGACGATGCACAGCTTGCAAGCTATCCGCGCGTGTCAATTATTCACGGTAAAGGAACAGGAGCGCTTCGCCAAGGTGTACAAGATTACTTGAAGAAACATCGCGGCGTGAAAAACTACCGCTACGGTGACATGGGCGAGGGAGGCCTAGGCGTAACAGTTGTCGAATTAAAATAG
- a CDS encoding 23S rRNA pseudouridine(2604) synthase RluF, producing MKINQYISEAKSCSRRETDRLIKAGCVAINGEICTHGALVSDGDVVTIDGQVIAKEEKEKVYIAFHKPVGITCTAADHIEDNIIDYINYPERIFPVGRLDKASEGLILLTNDGAIANQILHGDHEHEKEYVVTVDKPFTDWFIDEMSSGVKIKDGMTKPCKVTRVDQSTFRIVLTQGMNRQIRRMSRAFGFTVTKLKRERIMNIELNDLEVGKWRDITAEELKLLIGQL from the coding sequence ATGAAAATCAACCAATACATAAGCGAAGCAAAATCCTGTTCAAGACGCGAAACAGACCGTCTCATTAAAGCAGGATGCGTGGCAATTAACGGTGAAATATGTACGCACGGTGCACTCGTGAGCGATGGTGATGTAGTAACGATTGATGGACAGGTTATTGCAAAAGAAGAGAAAGAAAAGGTGTATATCGCCTTTCATAAACCAGTTGGCATTACTTGTACAGCAGCCGATCACATTGAAGATAATATTATTGATTATATCAATTATCCAGAGCGTATCTTTCCTGTTGGGCGATTGGATAAAGCGTCAGAAGGACTTATTTTATTAACGAATGATGGTGCGATTGCGAATCAAATTTTACATGGTGATCATGAGCACGAGAAAGAATATGTTGTCACAGTCGATAAACCTTTTACAGATTGGTTTATTGATGAGATGTCCAGCGGTGTAAAGATTAAAGATGGCATGACGAAGCCATGTAAAGTGACGAGAGTGGATCAGTCTACATTTCGTATCGTTTTAACGCAAGGGATGAACAGACAAATTCGTAGAATGAGCCGTGCTTTCGGGTTTACTGTGACAAAACTAAAGCGAGAACGCATTATGAATATAGAGCTAAATGATCTTGAGGTAGGAAAGTGGCGAGACATTACAGCTGAAGAATTAAAATTATTAATAGGACAGTTATAG
- the brnQ gene encoding branched-chain amino acid transport system II carrier protein, with the protein MKSSLKFSEMFAISLMLFALFFGAGNMIFPPALGQGAGTDVWIALFGFIVTGVGLPLLGVIVIALKGDINELAGRVHPIFALVFITAIYLCLGVFVSVPRTGTVAYEMSVAPFLPSEIAGQSYPLVIFTFIFFAVTFYLALNPSKLVGRIGKVLTPILLAVIAIIVVKAIITPMGEFGAPTEAYNAPLFKGFIDGYLTLDGLAALVFGNVVINALKGKGITNKNSIAKVTIFAGFIAALGLLLVYLALAYLGASSVSLGMGANGGIILTNVVNHLFGSYGTLLLGIAITAACLTTSVGIVAACGEYFSSLLPKLSYQKVVFIFCVLAFMVANLGLTQLNALALPILIAIYPIGIVLIVLSLVENYVRLPLAMYVGGIVGAFAISFFDGLHNANLQIAALAPILDKIPLYSVGIGWLVPGIIGIGFGYIVSKFQKQEIAVEK; encoded by the coding sequence ATGAAATCATCTTTAAAGTTTTCTGAGATGTTTGCAATAAGTTTAATGTTATTTGCACTATTTTTCGGTGCGGGTAATATGATTTTCCCACCAGCATTAGGACAAGGTGCTGGAACAGATGTATGGATCGCGTTATTTGGTTTTATCGTAACAGGCGTTGGATTGCCTTTATTAGGAGTTATCGTTATAGCTCTAAAGGGAGATATTAATGAGCTAGCAGGACGTGTACACCCTATATTCGCTCTAGTTTTTATCACTGCAATTTATTTATGTTTAGGCGTATTCGTAAGTGTGCCACGTACAGGAACTGTTGCTTATGAAATGAGTGTTGCACCGTTTTTACCAAGTGAGATAGCGGGTCAATCGTATCCACTTGTTATCTTTACATTCATTTTCTTTGCCGTAACTTTCTATTTAGCTTTAAACCCATCAAAATTAGTGGGCCGTATTGGTAAAGTATTAACTCCGATTTTATTAGCTGTTATTGCAATTATTGTAGTGAAAGCAATTATTACACCAATGGGTGAATTTGGTGCACCGACAGAAGCATATAATGCTCCGCTCTTTAAAGGTTTTATTGACGGATATTTAACTTTAGATGGACTTGCAGCACTTGTTTTCGGAAATGTTGTTATTAATGCTTTAAAAGGAAAAGGTATTACAAATAAGAATAGCATTGCAAAAGTAACAATTTTTGCAGGATTTATTGCAGCACTTGGTTTACTACTAGTTTACTTGGCGCTTGCTTATCTTGGAGCTTCTAGTGTATCTCTTGGAATGGGAGCAAACGGAGGAATTATTTTAACAAACGTTGTAAATCATTTATTTGGTAGTTACGGGACTTTATTATTAGGAATCGCAATTACAGCAGCATGTTTAACAACTTCTGTAGGGATTGTCGCAGCTTGCGGAGAATATTTCTCTTCTTTATTACCGAAGCTTTCTTATCAAAAAGTTGTTTTCATTTTCTGTGTATTAGCATTTATGGTAGCGAATCTTGGGTTAACTCAGTTAAATGCATTGGCATTACCAATTTTAATTGCAATTTACCCAATTGGTATTGTGCTCATTGTATTATCACTTGTTGAAAACTACGTTCGTCTTCCATTAGCGATGTATGTAGGAGGTATTGTAGGAGCATTTGCAATAAGTTTCTTTGATGGATTACACAATGCAAACCTTCAAATTGCAGCGCTAGCCCCTATTTTAGATAAGATTCCATTATATAGTGTAGGCATTGGTTGGTTAGTTCCAGGCATAATCGGTATAGGATTTGGTTATATAGTTTCTAAGTTTCAAAAGCAGGAAATTGCTGTAGAAAAATAA
- the zapA gene encoding cell division protein ZapA — protein MSQQKGKKSRINVEIYGQQYSVVGDESTSHIRMVAAIVDDKMRELNAKNPSLDTSRLAVLTAVNVIHDYIKLKEEHEKLKESMTKKGME, from the coding sequence TTGTCACAACAAAAGGGAAAGAAAAGTCGAATTAATGTAGAAATCTATGGTCAACAATATTCAGTTGTTGGCGATGAAAGTACAAGTCATATCCGCATGGTAGCAGCGATTGTGGATGATAAAATGCGCGAACTCAATGCCAAGAATCCTTCGCTTGACACGAGTAGACTAGCGGTATTGACGGCGGTAAACGTCATACACGATTACATAAAATTAAAAGAAGAACATGAGAAATTGAAAGAAAGTATGACAAAAAAAGGAATGGAATAA
- a CDS encoding CvpA family protein codes for MIDIIIILLLVMGFFLGLRRGFILQLVKLTSFIIAYLVAYWYCKDLAPALAKFIPYPFDKNVSVPEWIDANNIETVFYQALAFIILFIITKIALSLLGNLLNMFAEIPVLKQVNAFAGAILGFLEVYIILFVLIIIGNILPIEQVQTPLQKSSISKIIVDDTPILSEKVKELWQTGSRV; via the coding sequence ATGATTGATATTATTATCATTTTACTGCTTGTTATGGGATTTTTCCTCGGCTTACGCAGAGGGTTTATTCTGCAACTTGTAAAGTTAACAAGCTTTATTATCGCATACCTTGTTGCATACTGGTACTGTAAAGATTTAGCGCCAGCACTTGCGAAATTTATTCCGTATCCATTTGATAAAAACGTATCTGTTCCAGAATGGATTGATGCAAATAATATTGAGACAGTATTTTATCAAGCACTTGCGTTTATCATATTGTTTATTATTACAAAAATTGCACTTTCATTACTTGGTAATTTGTTAAATATGTTTGCAGAAATACCGGTTTTAAAGCAAGTAAATGCGTTTGCGGGGGCAATCCTCGGATTTTTAGAAGTATATATTATTTTGTTTGTCTTAATTATTATTGGAAACATTCTTCCGATTGAACAAGTACAAACACCATTACAAAAATCATCAATTAGCAAAATAATTGTAGACGATACACCGATTCTCTCTGAAAAGGTGAAGGAACTATGGCAGACAGGTAGCAGAGTATAA
- a CDS encoding YuzL family protein encodes MSKKVKKDHSRSGLGSPEVEGQGTTTHETGSHKVSSSNKKQKRS; translated from the coding sequence ATGAGTAAAAAAGTGAAAAAAGATCATTCAAGATCGGGCCTAGGTTCTCCGGAAGTAGAAGGACAAGGAACGACGACACATGAAACAGGTTCTCATAAAGTATCTTCATCTAATAAGAAGCAGAAAAGAAGCTAA
- the polX gene encoding DNA polymerase/3'-5' exonuclease PolX encodes MKVNKKQVIKLLETIGLFMELKGANPFKISAFRKAAAALESDDRSLSEIEDFTKIPGIGKGTAAVIQEYIESGTSEVLQELEQEVPSSLLPLLKLPGLGGKKVAKLYKELGVVDLESLKAVCEENKVQALAGFGKKTEEKILEAIDQLGSRPERLPIAMVLPIAGEIEEKLSNIAEVIRFSRAGSLRRVRETVKDLDFIIATTEPAAVREHLLQFDNMIEVIASGDTKVSVRLQYEYDISIDFRLVKPEEFITTLHHFTGSKDHNVKMRQIAKDKGEKISEYGVENLETGEVKTFETEEEFFAHFGLPFIPPEVREDGKEIELIKEYPNLIQFSDIQGDLHMHTTWSDGAFSIEEMVQACRARGYKFMAITDHSQYLKVANGLTKERLREQAKEIERMNEKYPDITILRGIEMDILPDATLDFDDEVLAELDYVIGAIHSSFSQDRETIMKRLRTALENKHVTMIAHPTGRLLGRREGYDVDTDLLIELAKETNTVLELNANPNRLDLSAKLLKQAQDAGVKVAINTDAHTLEMLEDMETGVAAARKGWIQKDNVINTWDIERLLDYIKRNK; translated from the coding sequence ATGAAAGTAAATAAAAAACAAGTTATTAAATTATTGGAGACAATCGGGCTTTTTATGGAATTAAAGGGCGCGAATCCATTTAAAATATCTGCATTTCGTAAAGCGGCAGCAGCATTAGAAAGTGATGATCGTAGTCTTTCTGAGATTGAAGATTTCACGAAGATTCCGGGCATTGGAAAAGGGACAGCAGCAGTTATTCAAGAATATATAGAATCGGGAACATCTGAAGTATTACAAGAGCTTGAACAAGAAGTGCCAAGTAGCTTATTACCGTTATTAAAACTACCAGGTCTTGGTGGTAAGAAGGTAGCCAAGTTATATAAAGAACTTGGTGTTGTTGATCTGGAATCGCTAAAAGCTGTTTGTGAGGAAAATAAAGTACAAGCTTTAGCAGGTTTTGGTAAGAAGACAGAAGAAAAAATATTAGAAGCAATCGATCAATTAGGGTCTCGTCCAGAGCGTTTACCAATCGCGATGGTATTGCCTATTGCCGGGGAAATAGAGGAGAAATTGTCGAATATTGCTGAAGTAATTCGTTTCTCGCGCGCTGGTAGCTTGCGCCGAGTTCGTGAGACAGTGAAGGATTTAGACTTCATTATTGCAACGACAGAGCCGGCAGCAGTGCGTGAGCATTTATTACAGTTTGATAATATGATTGAAGTAATCGCGAGCGGTGATACGAAAGTTTCTGTTCGTCTTCAATATGAATACGATATTTCAATCGATTTCCGCTTAGTAAAACCAGAAGAGTTTATTACAACGCTTCATCATTTCACAGGCTCAAAAGACCATAACGTGAAAATGCGTCAAATTGCAAAAGATAAAGGCGAGAAAATTAGTGAGTACGGTGTGGAAAACTTAGAGACAGGTGAAGTGAAAACATTTGAGACTGAAGAAGAATTCTTCGCTCATTTCGGTCTTCCATTTATCCCGCCAGAAGTGCGTGAAGATGGAAAGGAAATTGAATTAATTAAAGAGTATCCAAACTTAATTCAGTTCTCTGATATACAAGGTGATTTACATATGCATACAACGTGGAGCGACGGTGCCTTTTCAATTGAGGAAATGGTACAGGCATGTCGTGCTCGTGGTTATAAATTTATGGCAATTACCGACCATTCACAATACTTAAAAGTAGCAAACGGTTTAACGAAAGAGCGCCTTCGTGAACAGGCGAAAGAAATTGAACGTATGAACGAAAAGTATCCAGACATTACAATCTTACGCGGGATTGAAATGGACATTTTACCGGATGCAACACTTGATTTTGATGATGAAGTATTAGCGGAATTAGATTATGTCATTGGAGCGATTCACTCTAGCTTCTCACAAGACCGTGAAACGATTATGAAACGTCTTCGTACAGCACTTGAGAATAAACATGTCACAATGATTGCTCATCCGACAGGACGTCTTCTTGGACGCCGTGAGGGTTATGATGTAGATACAGATTTATTAATTGAACTCGCAAAAGAGACAAATACAGTTTTAGAATTAAATGCGAATCCAAATCGTCTAGATTTAAGCGCAAAATTATTAAAGCAAGCACAAGATGCTGGTGTAAAAGTAGCGATTAATACGGATGCTCATACACTTGAAATGTTAGAAGATATGGAAACAGGTGTAGCGGCAGCACGTAAAGGTTGGATTCAAAAAGATAACGTGATTAACACGTGGGATATCGAACGTTTATTAGACTATATTAAACGTAATAAGTAA
- the isdC gene encoding heme uptake protein IsdC, which translates to MRKISVLPAFIITFVCMLAFLVMPYGKASAQLADGTYDINYVIQKAENDSASMANDYFEKPAKLVVKNGEMRVQIPMNHSAWITEFKAPENGNFVDAKVVSKDESADKRTVEFKIDDLSKPAAAKIHVVVPNVNYDHNYTIRFAFDANVKAVGGENKATAVTKNNDQTKTDTKVKEEVKKEESKEANKEANKGTNESGKTEKTDNPKTGDEARIGLFAALILISGAFLIRKVKLSK; encoded by the coding sequence ATGAGAAAGATTTCTGTATTACCCGCTTTTATTATAACGTTCGTATGTATGCTAGCTTTTCTTGTTATGCCATATGGGAAAGCTTCAGCACAACTAGCTGACGGTACTTATGATATTAACTACGTCATTCAAAAAGCGGAAAACGATTCAGCTTCAATGGCAAATGATTATTTTGAAAAACCAGCTAAGTTAGTTGTAAAAAATGGTGAGATGAGAGTACAAATTCCGATGAACCATAGTGCTTGGATTACAGAATTTAAAGCACCTGAGAACGGGAATTTTGTTGATGCAAAAGTTGTTAGTAAAGACGAATCAGCAGATAAAAGAACTGTAGAGTTTAAAATAGACGATTTATCTAAACCAGCAGCTGCAAAAATTCATGTTGTTGTACCAAACGTAAATTATGACCATAACTATACAATTCGCTTTGCGTTTGATGCAAATGTAAAAGCGGTAGGTGGAGAAAATAAGGCAACTGCTGTAACAAAGAATAATGATCAAACAAAAACAGATACAAAAGTAAAAGAAGAAGTGAAAAAAGAAGAGAGTAAAGAAGCAAATAAAGAGGCGAACAAAGGAACAAATGAAAGTGGTAAAACTGAAAAAACAGATAACCCAAAAACAGGCGATGAAGCACGCATCGGATTATTTGCAGCGTTAATCCTTATTTCAGGTGCTTTCTTAATTCGTAAAGTGAAGTTGAGTAAATAA
- the rnhC gene encoding ribonuclease HIII, with the protein MSNSIVIQTNSTVIEDMKQQYKHSLSPKIPQGGIFMAKVPSCTITAYKSGKVMFQGGRAEAEASRWQTVSQTPKTAVKKSVDSHRYAPPTSISTMSIVGSDEVGTGDFFGPMTVVAVYVDAKQIPLLKELGVKDSKNLNDDQITAIAKQLLHVVPYSSLVLHNEKYNELFDKGNNQGKLKALLHNKAITNLLAKIAPTKPEGVLIDQFTQPDTYYKYLAKQKQVQRENVYFATKGESVHLAVAAASILARYSFVKQFDELSKKAGMPLPKGAGKQVDIAAAKLIQRLGKERLPEFVKLHFANTEKALRLLK; encoded by the coding sequence ATGTCAAATTCTATCGTAATTCAAACAAATTCTACAGTAATTGAAGACATGAAACAACAATATAAACATTCGCTTAGCCCGAAAATTCCACAAGGCGGAATCTTCATGGCAAAGGTGCCCTCTTGCACAATTACAGCGTATAAATCTGGAAAAGTAATGTTCCAAGGTGGACGTGCTGAAGCAGAAGCTTCCCGTTGGCAAACTGTCTCTCAAACACCGAAAACAGCTGTAAAAAAATCTGTCGATTCACACCGTTATGCACCGCCTACTTCCATCAGTACAATGTCTATCGTAGGATCAGATGAAGTTGGTACTGGTGATTTCTTCGGACCGATGACAGTAGTTGCTGTATATGTGGATGCGAAGCAAATTCCACTACTAAAAGAACTTGGTGTAAAAGACTCTAAAAACTTAAATGACGATCAAATTACTGCCATTGCGAAACAACTTCTACACGTTGTTCCTTATAGCTCTCTTGTCCTTCATAACGAAAAATATAACGAGCTATTTGATAAAGGAAACAACCAAGGTAAGTTAAAAGCTTTACTACACAATAAAGCTATTACAAACTTATTAGCTAAAATTGCACCTACAAAACCTGAAGGTGTCTTAATCGATCAATTCACACAACCTGATACATACTACAAATATTTAGCAAAACAAAAACAGGTACAGCGTGAAAATGTTTACTTCGCAACGAAAGGTGAAAGCGTTCATTTAGCAGTAGCCGCTGCTTCTATTTTAGCTCGTTACTCATTCGTAAAACAGTTTGACGAGCTAAGCAAAAAAGCTGGTATGCCACTTCCAAAAGGTGCTGGTAAACAAGTTGATATCGCTGCTGCTAAATTAATTCAAAGGCTTGGTAAAGAACGATTACCTGAGTTTGTGAAACTGCATTTTGCTAATACGGAGAAGGCGCTTCGCTTACTAAAATAG